AAGCGATTGTCCCATCACTGAGTTGCAACTGAATGCTGTGCGGCCCCTAACGCACTTTGCAAACCGTCAACGCTATCACCTATGTGCACCCCATAAGCGCTATCAATGGTAATGGCGGCATCGGGCGCACTGTGTTTTTGTGCCTGTGTGAATAAACGGCCATCTTCAGGTAAAGCAAGCTTCACTACGGTTTCAGTAAATGAAACGGCCTTGCCTTTACTGTTATAGGGGGGTTGAATTAGCGGTGAGTTGTTTATCATCACACAATTTAAGGTGTTCAACAGTAGATGACACATGAATTTGTTTTATGTTGGAATTTACTTTGCCACTGCTATCTTGAAGATTAATGCTTCTATCAACCCCAGTAACATTGAGCCGTTGGATAATCACGGCATCAGCATTGTCGATTTGAGCTTGGCGCTGAATATCCACCAATGCCCGCTGTAAATACATCTCTCTATGTGCCATTACACCGGACGTAGAAGAGGTCGCCAATGCAGGATCAATATCGTAAATGATTTTATTACTCGCAGTGTTAATAACCTGAGGCACGCATTGAGGATAAAAATCTAAAATAGGTGGTAATGGGTTATCTGCTAATGCAGGACTGCAAATAATACATCCAATCAATAAAAGTGACAGTTTCATTTATCGTCCTTGTTTGTTAGTAAATAACATCATGTTATTACACACATTCATATTTTGATTATTCACTAACCTAAAGTTAATAGCCTAACTGTAAACTCATTTATCGATCGTGTTGAGCTTCGGTTATTCTCAGCACTTAAATAGTCATCATCAACAAGTCTTAGTCCCCATCGACAAGCTTGAAGACAAGGCTCTAACTCGAGCCACGACAACAGACAGGAATTTACATCAGCAATAAAAATAAGGTAACTGCCACAATAAAAAAGCGAACCTCGTTAGGTTCGCTTTTCCACTATCAGATTTATCACGGTCTAATACTTAACTAAGCACTATATACCCGCTTTAGCTTTGCGCGCTTGATGCAGCTTTTTGTAACTTTCAATCAAGCGTAAATGTGGCTCAATACCTTCTAGCTTGATGCTAGTTTTTGTTAGGCCATAAAAGCGCACTGTGCCATTAACCGAACCAACCACATTGTCCATCACTTCTTGACCAAACATGCGGTTAAAGTTACCCATAAAATGCTCAAGCTCTAAGTCGTCATCTAGGGTCACTTCAAGCACAGCATTGACGGCTTGGTAAAACAAGCCACGTTGTACTGTATTGTCGTTAAACTGCAAGAACTCACCAACTAACTCAATCGCATCTTCATGAGAACCCAATGCGAGGTAAATCAGAATTTTTAATTCAATAATGGTTAACTGGCCCCAAACCGTATTCTCATCAAACACAATACCGATTAAAGTACGGATATCGGTCTGATTATCTAATTGACTCTCTTCTAAGCGATTTACTAACTTAGATAACGCTTTAGTGCTTAGTGAGTGCAGGTTCAAGATGTCTTTACGGTAATGAAGCGCTTTATTGGTATTGTCCCAAATCAAATCATCAACAGGATACACTTCTGAATATTCAGGCACTAAAATGCGGCAAGCTGATGCACCTAAATCAGTAAATTCAGCAATATACACTTCTTTACCCATGGCTTTTAAAATACCAAATAAGCCTGCGGCTTCTTCTTCACTGGTGCCGCTAAAGTCCCACTCACAGAACTCATAGTCAAACTTACTACTGAAGAAGCGCCAAGAGATAACCCCTGTTGAGTCAATAAAGTGCTCAACAAAGTTTTCAGGCTCAGTGACGGCCATACTATTGAATGTCGGCTTTGGCACATCATTTAAGCCTTCAAAACTGCGGCCTTGTAATAGTTCAGTTAAACTACGCTCCAACGCCACTTCAAAGCTTGGATGCGCACCAAACGAGGCAAATACACCGCCGGTTCTAGGGTTCATTAAAGTGACGCACATCACTGGGAACTGACCACCTAACGAAGCATCTTTCACCACGACAGGGAAACCCTGTTCTTCAAGGCCTTTAATACCCGCTAATATGCTAGGGAATTTCTCAAGTACTGTCATAGGAACATCTGGCAGTACAATTTCTTGCTCAATGATTTGACGTTTTACAGCACGCTCAAAAATTTCAGATAAACACTGTACATGCGCTTCTTGCAGATTATTACCCGCGCTCATGCCGTTACTTAGAAATAAGTTTTCAATTAAGTTAGACGGAAAATATACCGTTTCACCATCAGATTGACGGGTATATGGAATCGCGCAAATACCTCGGTCAGTATTACCTGAGTTGGTATCAATTAGGTGCGAGCCACATAACTCTTCATCTGGATTGTAAATATCTAAGCAGTATTCATCTAACAAACCTGATGGAAGTGCATCATCCTCTTCCAGTGCAAACCATTTTTCATTGGGATAATGCACAAACTCGCTATTGGCGATCTCTTCACCAAAGAACTGATCATTATAGAAAAAGTTATTATTAAGACGCTCAATAAACTCACCTAAAGCCGAGCATAGTGCGCTTTCTTTTGTGGCGCCTTTACCGTTAGTAAAACACATAGGTGAGGCGGCATCACGAATGTGTAACGACCATACGTTAGGCACTATGTTGCGCCATGAAGATATTTCGATCTTCATGCCCAAATCAGCCAATAAACGGGTCATGTTTTGAATGGTTTGCTCGAGTGGCAAGTCTTTGCCCAAAATAAAGGTACTCGTGTCGCCAGCCGGTTGTCCCATCAGCATGGCATTGGCGTCAGCATCAAGGTTTTCAACGGTTTCAATTTTAAATTCTGGGCCAGTTTGAACCACTTTTTTAACAGTACAACGATCGATTGAACGTAAAATACCTTGACGATCTTTGTCAGAAATATCGTCTGGTAACTCAACCTGAATTTGAAAAATTTGGTTGTAGCGATCTTCTGGGTCAACAATATTGTTTTGCGAAAGCTTGATATTTTCAGTAGAAATATCACGGGCTTTACAATAAACCTTAATAAAGTAGGCAGCACAAAGCGCTGACGAAGCTAAGAAATAATCAAAAGGACTTGGAGCTGAGCCATCACCTTTATAACGAATAGGTTGGTCTGCCGTAACGGTAAAGTCGTCAAATTTGGCTTCGAGTTTCAAATTGTCGAGAAAGTTTACTTTGATTTCCATTGAATATGTCCACAGTCTTACGCGGCCAAACGGCCTACTAATCTAATTGAGGTGAATTATCGGTGTTTTTGACCCAATAGTCTTGGGTTAATTAACCAAAAGTTGGCAAGATACTGATTTATTGAGGTGAAAAAACACACAAAAGACATGGATGAAGCTGATTACGTTGAATAACCGTGTGACAAAAATAACGTCTCTATCACACGGGATGATGCAAGATTAATAACATTACAATATCGTCAAGCACACTCAATTAAATCTGAGTTGGATTAAGAGTCTTCAGGTAAGCCTACGTGCATATGTCCAGATTTATAATCTATGGTCAACACAAAGTGCTTAAGAATATCAAAGCCAAGAAGACCTTTAATATTTTTACCTTTAATATGGGATATGCTGTTGCGATCATCTTGCCCTGTAATCACCTCAATCTGCCCTTCGCTTGGCACGCTCGTTTGCACATTTTCAATCGTAAAAGGACCGAACTTAACTTTTGGCAATCGGAAACTCTCCGTTGTGCCTGTATTATTGACACCAAATGAGTTTGTGGCTTGCGCACCGTAATGCGTTAACCAATCTGAGTCGGTGGCAAGAGTGCGTTTTAAAAACAAGCCACCACTATTACCAGTATCGAGGATCAACCAAGCATTCTTTTCCCCATTAAGCTCGACTCTCACAATCGGTTGACCAGTGCCACGATCCATTTGCATGTCAATGTTTTCAAGTTTGGCTAAATCAATGGAATCTCTTCCAAATAATCTCAAACGACTATTGGGATAATCTATCTGGAAAATAAATTTCTCCAGTAGACCTGCGCCTAATAAAAGCTCCACATCATAGTGACCTAAACGCAAACCAGCCAATTGATCAAGTTCAATATTGGCACCAAACAAGTTTGCCGTGACATTGTTATAAAGTTGAGAGGATTCAGTACTATAAATGCCTTTGACATCGATTTTACTGCCTTTATCAAACTCAAGATTATATTTATTGATAAAGCTTAAATTAATCGCATTGAGCTGAGAACCACTGTCTAAAATGGCCCGACCTTCAATACCATTAATGGTCACAGGAAGATTAATATGGCCATTAATAATGTCAAAATTAACCCAATTGGTTACCGCGAAAGTCGGAAATGAAATAAGTAGAGCAGAAAAAAATGCTAGCAGTTTAACTCGAATTGATTGCATCTATTATCCTTAATATGTATGCCTAAAAACGTTGTTATATTAACAGCTAACAGTAAAAAATAATAAACACTTTACTTATAAATGGCCGATAAATTCATCATCAGCTATATGACTCTACATAACCTCAACTCGCAATAACAAAGATTGCCTCACGCTCGACACAAGAAGTCAGTGACCAGGAGATAATGTACAGAATGGGATAACAGTGGATAAAACAATCGGGGAAATAGGCTGAAGATTTGCTTAACGCAGGGTACAGTTAATAAAAATGATAAAATTTAGACATAAAAAAACGCAAACAGTCGTTAAACCGTTTGCGTTATCTTTATAACATCGAGTTACACAGCTACTACGTTAGCAGCTTGTGGGCCTTTTTGGCCTTGCTCAACATCAAAAGAAACTTTTTGGCCTTCAGCTAAAGTTTTGAAACCTTCTGAAGTGATTGAACGGAAATGAACGAACACGTCAGCGCCGCCGTTATCAGGAGTGATAAAACCAAAACCTTTATCTTCGTTAAACCATTTTACTAAACCAGTTGTTTTATTAGACATTTTGTTGTCCCTTATATATTTAAAATTAATCAATCTGTCGCGATAATGCGATGCGCTCAAGCTTGAATTATTGAATGTCACGATGAAGCTAAGGGAAACACAGAGGATAACAACGATAACGAAGAGATTCTAAGGCTTTTCTTTTACTTAATGTTCATTAATAACTCTGAATGTCAGAGCAGACTGTATAATACATCAATATCTAAGCTTGTAAAGGTCTTAATTGAGTAAATTTCATCAACACAGACAAACCACTTAATTAGCATCATCAAAAGCACTCATTCACGATAACAGTATTGCCCCAGCAAACCTGATATTCAGCATTAACCTTAGGCCTGTCTTAATCGCTAACAAAAAACCACATAAAATCACTTCTACTATTTTAATAAGAACTTAATACAATCCTATTGTGTTAATGGTTCCGCTATCCGACTTATAGTGATCGTTGTAGCTGTAGTAGTTGTCGTTGTCGTTGTCGTTGTCGATCATGTTCTTCAATAGTCACACTTGGGCACTATTGTGCAAACCTGTACTTTAAACAGCAAAATCAACATATCCAATTAACGACTTCGATTTGCTCAGTTATAGAAAAGTAACCATATTATAAAATACTCAGCAGCAAATCATACAAGTGACGACAACACACCAACAACATAATCGTAACATTATGTTTTTAATATGAAAAAATTACAATTCAATCAGAAAAATATACCGTTACGCACTATTTCCGCCTCGTTTAACAGATAAAATTTAAGCAACTTTATTTATTGCATAGCAAGTTTCACTTCATTTACTAAAAAAATCTCAAAGCATAACCATATGATATTCAATTAAAAAATTGATAACAGCAATCCCCCTACTCCATTGTTTTTATAAAGTTGGCATCCGTTTTGTAGAGTACTAGATGTATTTACGTAATTAACTAGGAGTACCTTATGAGAAATACTATTGTTACTTTAGCTGGACTAATTTCATTAGCATCTTTTAGTGCTTATTCTCAAGCTGATGACTTAAAAAATGATGTGGCAGAAAATGGTGTTTATGTCGGCGCGAATTATGGTTACCTGAAAGTCGATGGAGATGATGAGTTTGACGACGACAATGATGTGCTCCAGGGCTTAGTAGGTTATCGCTTCAATAAATACTTAGCTCTAGAAGGTAGCTATATTGATTTTGGTCATTACGGCAACAACTTATCTCGTGCTGAAACAGATGGTTATACCGCAGGCCTAAAAGTCACACTGCCAATTGCTGACCGAGTAGAATTGTATGCCAAAGGCGGCCAATTATGGTATTCCACTGACTATGACGTGGTCGGGTTGTCTGGCAATAAAGATGATGAAGGTGTATTTGCCGGTGCTGGTGTCGGGTTTAAAGTAACAGACCGTTTTTTAATTAATGCCGAGTACACTTGGTATGACGCAGAAATTAACCTAGATAATGTTACTAACGGTTCCGATACAGAAACAGATTTCAAGCAAGCGAGTATCGGGGTTGAATATCGTTTTTAAGCATAACTAGACAGCTTAAAACGTCAGCGACTTAAAAAATAATAGTCATCAAGGTGTAATGCAAATTGCGTTACACCTTTTATTTATGTTTACCATTTAAAGCTCACATTAATACTGTAAATCTTCTATCCAAGGGCATATGAATCAACACAAAGGTCTTGTTTCTGCGATATTATCTATGCCTCAACTATACCCACTGCAATACCAAGATAATCTGATTAACTTGTAGCGAAAATATACTAATACGTGCGATTCCAACCCCAAACCACAGCAATGTTTACCATCAAAAACGATTGCATTCCTTCAGCATAAAAAGTGAAAGCACACGGTTGAAATAATCAACAGTCAACGTGAAAACGAGCCACTCTCGCCTCAGCTAACGTGCACTGGGTAAGCTGGATTAGCTCGCCTAAAGTCAAATTAGGATTCTCTCGAATTAAACGCCTAAGCTTTATGTCTAATGGCTCTAACTTGTCGGCATGACCCAGTAACGCTGTAGCAATTTTTTGAATTAGATAACCAAAGCCAGCATCATTGTCAGTTTTTAATCGCTCTATAAACGATTGAATACTTATAGCCTCGCCTGTAATGGCCCAATTTCGAGAACGGCGCACGCGCTTAACATCACACTGATATTGCAACGCAATCTCTCTGGCTTGCTTAGCTTTTTCACCGCCGATTCGATGAATAAGTGAAGGTAATTGGATGGTAATATCTTCAGTCATGGCCTGCTGTAAAATCTACTTGTTATTATCATTAGCTTAAATGAGTTTAGTTAGCTAAAAACAGTTATTTACCTATTACTTATCACCATACATTAAAAAAGCGATCTTGTGATTATTGCCTACATTAATCGGCGAGTCTTGGTGTTACCGCGATGAATGACTTTTTAGGACTGGCATTTTAGCGCTATAATACCAGCCGAAATAATCATCTTACTGTCAATATTACTCATTTATTCGTTGCATTGAACGCATTTTGTGCGGCAAGCAAAGGTTAAATAGAGTGAAAAATCAACTAGAGTTACCCCATGAGCCCAGAACGTTTTGCCCGAATAAACCAGATGCTGGATAATCGCCAAGTCGACTTAACGATTTGCCTTGATAAAGTGCATATGACCAATAATATTGCTGCGGTTCTTCGCTCTGCTGATTGTGTCGGTATTCATGAAATTCATGCCGTATGGCCAGATATCGATATGCGAGTATCAGGTAATACCGCTTCAGGTAGCCAACAGTGGGTTAATACGGTTAAGCATTACACGTTTGCAGAAGCTCATCAGGTTTTTAAAGCACAAAAAATGCAGGTACTTACGACGACCTTTTCAAACACGGCCGTGGATTTTCGTGAAATTGATTACACCAAACCTACCGCTATCGTGATGGGTAACGAACGTGATGGTGTGAGCGCAGAAGCGATTGCAGCGGCCGATCAACACATCATCATCCCCATGCGAGGCATGGTGCAGTCGCTTAATGTGTCTGTAGCGGCAGCATTAGTCATGTATGAAGCCCAGCGCCAACGTGAGCAAGCCGATATGTACGGCAGCCGCAAACTTGATCACGCTTATTGCCAAACTATGTTGTTTGAACAAGGTCATCCAGTTTACGCTAAAGCCTGTCGTCGCAAGCAAATTCCCTACCCAGCCATTGATGATCAAGGCCAAATTGTTGCCAACAAAGAATGGTGGGATCGCATGCGCGCCCCCGATCCGCAAGCATTGGTGGTATAACTCAGCAATACCGCCGATATTGCTGGGTTTCTTACTTATTAATATATTGCAGGTACATGAGTATTAACCTCATCGAGCACTCTACGACAGTCTGTCAATATCGGTTGTCGTCATTACTGCAAGGATTGATTGAATAATAGCGATAAACTATTTAGGATCAGTTCATCTGATCACAAACAAGAATTCATTTAATGACCACTGAGCTTTATTTTATCTACGACTCACATTGCCCTTGGAGCTATGCCGCCACACCTTTGGTGAACGCATTGCAACAAGCCTATCCAGAAATGAATATTCACTTATTACACAGTGCGCATTACATCGGCAAAGACAGTGCTGGCGAAGAACAAATGCAAGCCGCGGCAAAAATAAGTGGACTTAAATTTGGTCGCGACCATATTCGCTACGCAAACAGCCCTAAAAGCTCAATCAAAACCGCAAACTTTATGGCCTGGTTAGAGGGCAAACAAGCTGACAAGCAATTAGCTGTGCTCAATGCGCTACAAAGAGCTCATTTCATTGAAGGTAACCCGCTTAGTAATAAACACGACTTTAATGACATCGTCGAAAAATTTAAGCTATCACCATCAAATAAAGTGTTTAAAGATGAGCTCAGTATGGATGCAGAATACGTACTGGAAGGCATAGAAGAAATTCAACAAATCATTGGTACCACTGGTTTTCCTGTGTTGGTGATGACAGTTAATGATAACGCCATTTTTATCGACCATTCACAATACCTGAGCAGCCCTCATGCCGTGGTAGCCGCGGTTGAAAAAGAGATAGCGGCGATTAAACTCGCTAAAAGTGAATCATAACGATAAATCGTCGCTCGCCAAATGCATTATCGATGTGAATGCGCCAGCAATAAGATCAAAAAACCACGGCTAATGACCGTGGTTTTTAGTTAATGGCCTCTTTAACCGTAATGGTTAAGCAATACTCTGCACTTGCGATGCCAGTAACCAAATGGCTAAAGCAAAAAATATTATCCCCATAAACTTATTTTGATAAGCACGAAACTTTTCATTTTTCAGCAATGGTTTGCCCAAACTGCCCACTAATGCCACCAACAGCAAATTGAACGTCAAGCCCATTACGTTCAGCAGTAAACCGAGTGCCAGCATCTGTTCACCTGAACTGGCAGTGAGTTGGGTAGAAACAAACTGGGGCAGAAACAACACAAAAAAGATCAGTGCTTTAGGATTAAGTAAATTGCTCAGTACCGCACGACGATAAAGTAGTTTAGCGACATTACCTTGCTGGCTAAACTCGGGCGCATCGCTGGCACCACTGCGCATGCAATCCCAGCCCATTTTCAATAAATACGCTCCGCCCAATACCCTTAACAGCTCTAACGCAATTGGATTCATCGCCACAAGAGCAGAAACGCCCATAGCTGCAAGCAAGGTTAAAATTAAACCAGAAGTCGCATTACCAAAGCTGGCATACACACCCACTTTGCGACCATAGCTCAAACTCGAACTGGCGATCAACAACATGTCAGGCCCAGGGATTAACAATAACGCGACCACAGTGGTTAAATATAAAGGCAGCAAAGCCAGATCTATCATCATAAATACACAAATATTGGTTAGCGGTAAAACAAGGCGCGGATTCTACAGCTATTCAACATGAATGAAAGTCATGATGGGCAACATCCAGTGTTTAAGCACTGTAATGGTTGGCAGAGATTGTTTACAGATAAAGGAATGAAATACATGATGGACAGACACTACCTTTGAACTCGCTATTTCTGTTACAACAGACTAATTAGTTATAATAACAAATAGCAATAAACTATTATATTTCATGTATGTAAAGTTAAAAAATATTCCGTGAATAAATATCAGGTCAGTCATTACAG
The Shewanella vesiculosa DNA segment above includes these coding regions:
- a CDS encoding OsmC domain/YcaO domain-containing protein, producing the protein MEIKVNFLDNLKLEAKFDDFTVTADQPIRYKGDGSAPSPFDYFLASSALCAAYFIKVYCKARDISTENIKLSQNNIVDPEDRYNQIFQIQVELPDDISDKDRQGILRSIDRCTVKKVVQTGPEFKIETVENLDADANAMLMGQPAGDTSTFILGKDLPLEQTIQNMTRLLADLGMKIEISSWRNIVPNVWSLHIRDAASPMCFTNGKGATKESALCSALGEFIERLNNNFFYNDQFFGEEIANSEFVHYPNEKWFALEEDDALPSGLLDEYCLDIYNPDEELCGSHLIDTNSGNTDRGICAIPYTRQSDGETVYFPSNLIENLFLSNGMSAGNNLQEAHVQCLSEIFERAVKRQIIEQEIVLPDVPMTVLEKFPSILAGIKGLEEQGFPVVVKDASLGGQFPVMCVTLMNPRTGGVFASFGAHPSFEVALERSLTELLQGRSFEGLNDVPKPTFNSMAVTEPENFVEHFIDSTGVISWRFFSSKFDYEFCEWDFSGTSEEEAAGLFGILKAMGKEVYIAEFTDLGASACRILVPEYSEVYPVDDLIWDNTNKALHYRKDILNLHSLSTKALSKLVNRLEESQLDNQTDIRTLIGIVFDENTVWGQLTIIELKILIYLALGSHEDAIELVGEFLQFNDNTVQRGLFYQAVNAVLEVTLDDDLELEHFMGNFNRMFGQEVMDNVVGSVNGTVRFYGLTKTSIKLEGIEPHLRLIESYKKLHQARKAKAGI
- a CDS encoding pepsin/retropepsin-like aspartic protease family protein, producing MQSIRVKLLAFFSALLISFPTFAVTNWVNFDIINGHINLPVTINGIEGRAILDSGSQLNAINLSFINKYNLEFDKGSKIDVKGIYSTESSQLYNNVTANLFGANIELDQLAGLRLGHYDVELLLGAGLLEKFIFQIDYPNSRLRLFGRDSIDLAKLENIDMQMDRGTGQPIVRVELNGEKNAWLILDTGNSGGLFLKRTLATDSDWLTHYGAQATNSFGVNNTGTTESFRLPKVKFGPFTIENVQTSVPSEGQIEVITGQDDRNSISHIKGKNIKGLLGFDILKHFVLTIDYKSGHMHVGLPEDS
- a CDS encoding cold-shock protein — its product is MSNKTTGLVKWFNEDKGFGFITPDNGGADVFVHFRSITSEGFKTLAEGQKVSFDVEQGQKGPQAANVVAV
- a CDS encoding porin family protein — its product is MRNTIVTLAGLISLASFSAYSQADDLKNDVAENGVYVGANYGYLKVDGDDEFDDDNDVLQGLVGYRFNKYLALEGSYIDFGHYGNNLSRAETDGYTAGLKVTLPIADRVELYAKGGQLWYSTDYDVVGLSGNKDDEGVFAGAGVGFKVTDRFLINAEYTWYDAEINLDNVTNGSDTETDFKQASIGVEYRF
- a CDS encoding ribosome recycling factor family protein, encoding MTEDITIQLPSLIHRIGGEKAKQAREIALQYQCDVKRVRRSRNWAITGEAISIQSFIERLKTDNDAGFGYLIQKIATALLGHADKLEPLDIKLRRLIRENPNLTLGELIQLTQCTLAEARVARFHVDC
- the trmH gene encoding tRNA (guanosine(18)-2'-O)-methyltransferase TrmH; the encoded protein is MSPERFARINQMLDNRQVDLTICLDKVHMTNNIAAVLRSADCVGIHEIHAVWPDIDMRVSGNTASGSQQWVNTVKHYTFAEAHQVFKAQKMQVLTTTFSNTAVDFREIDYTKPTAIVMGNERDGVSAEAIAAADQHIIIPMRGMVQSLNVSVAAALVMYEAQRQREQADMYGSRKLDHAYCQTMLFEQGHPVYAKACRRKQIPYPAIDDQGQIVANKEWWDRMRAPDPQALVV
- a CDS encoding protein-disulfide isomerase gives rise to the protein MTTELYFIYDSHCPWSYAATPLVNALQQAYPEMNIHLLHSAHYIGKDSAGEEQMQAAAKISGLKFGRDHIRYANSPKSSIKTANFMAWLEGKQADKQLAVLNALQRAHFIEGNPLSNKHDFNDIVEKFKLSPSNKVFKDELSMDAEYVLEGIEEIQQIIGTTGFPVLVMTVNDNAIFIDHSQYLSSPHAVVAAVEKEIAAIKLAKSES
- a CDS encoding LysE family translocator, translated to MMIDLALLPLYLTTVVALLLIPGPDMLLIASSSLSYGRKVGVYASFGNATSGLILTLLAAMGVSALVAMNPIALELLRVLGGAYLLKMGWDCMRSGASDAPEFSQQGNVAKLLYRRAVLSNLLNPKALIFFVLFLPQFVSTQLTASSGEQMLALGLLLNVMGLTFNLLLVALVGSLGKPLLKNEKFRAYQNKFMGIIFFALAIWLLASQVQSIA